The nucleotide window ATGCACAGTTGGCTTTGGCGAAACAGCAAGAACAATTAGAGAAGCTGAATAAAAATAAGGAAAAAACACCAGCCCTAGTACAAAACTCTTCTACCCAAGAACTTAAACCAGTAGCCAAACAAACTCAAGGAGTCCAAGTATCATCTGCGCCACCACCGCCAAGAACTTATTCATCCCCATCAACAACTTATTCACCACCAAGGGCTTATTCACCACCATCAAGAACTAACTCATCATCACCAAGGACATACTCCGTACCCCAAAGTAATTTAGTGGCGGCTTCAACACCAGCACCCGACCCAATTGCAGAAATTGAGCGACTGCGCTCAATCGGGTCATTTGGTCAAGTGGTTTATGGCGGTAATGGCGGTAATCAAATAATAACTACAGCAAATGCAGACATTGATACCCAAACAAATGTCAATACAGGGCAACCACTGTCTCAAACTGATGATGAACTACCATTGTCAACAAATGAGGAAACTGTAGAAGATACGGGAATTGAAAAGATTCGCCCCAGGTGGTCATCAGTTAAGTCTAATACTAAAAACTACTTACCAGAGGAAAGCCAGATTATCCAAGGGCGTAAAGCTCAATATCTGGTAGTAGGGCAGATGGCGAGTGGGGTTTTGGTGACACCACTAATTAAAGAACAATCCGACAGAAATCCAAATGGCAACGCTACTCCAGATGATGGAAGACGTTATGTAGCAAAGCTTACAGGGGAATTGAAAGACAATCACGGGCAAATAGCCATCCCGAATAGCAGTTTGTTAGCAGTTGAATTAGTGTCAGTGGATGGAGCCAATCATGCGATCGCTCAAGTCAGAAGTATTATCCTCAATAACACCGAATACCAAATCAAACCAGGTGCAATCACTGTACTAGGAAATAATAGTCAGCCCTTGATTGCCCGGAAATTTCACGACAGAGGTGGTGATATTGCAAGAGGTGATTTGACTGTTGGGGTAGTTTCAGCTTTAAGCAAAGTCGGTGAAATGATTAATCAACCAGATAGTGAAGAAGAAATTGAAGATGAATTTACGGGCAGGATTCGCAGACGTAGCAGTGGCAATAGGCGCAACCTAACTGGGGCGCTGCTGGAGGGTGCATTCGGTTCTATGTCATCTATTTTAGGTGAACGCGCTCGTAGTGCTACAGAAGAAATTCAATCTCGTCCCAATATCTGGTACATCCCTAAAGACACTCGTGTAACATTCTTGGTCAACCGCACTTTGGAGTTGGAGTTGCCATGAAAAAGTTACTCATCTTTAGTGCGATCGCCTTTATGTTGTGTCAGCCAGTGGCGGCGGTTGCTACTCCAGTAGTGCGATCGCTTCATCAATCACTAGCCAGTGGTACAGGTGCAAAACCACAAACAATCAATGTGTGGAATGGTCACGGCGTGAGCATTTCATTTTATGGGGTAGGTGAAGCTATCCAGCGAGTATGGATTGATGACCCCTCACAAATTTTGATAGATACAGACGGATGCTTAAAAGGAATTGACTCTGAGTGTGAACAACCGGGTGCAGGACTACTTCACTTACGACGCATTAAAAAGCTGTCTATTCGTGGGTTGCCACAAGTGAGAGCGACACATTTAACTATAATTACGCAAACAATAACTGGAGAGCGTAAATCATATCATTTTGTCGTAGCACCGTCTAATGGTAAACCGCAGTATAGCCAAATTGCCATCACGGGTGATGAATCACCACCATTAGCGACACCACCACCGCGTACATTACAGCCCATCACACAAACCATGAATACTAGTAGACAAATCAGGTTTGGTGTAGCGGTGGCGATCCGAAATAAATTACTACAACCATCATCTGCACTTCATGGACGGATTGAACAATTAATTACTTACTTAGTACAAGGTGATGAATTGTCAACGGCGGCTAATAAAGCTGTCGTTTCAATGGAATTAGTCAACAAATTAATTCAACTTGGTCAAAGTCCATCTCTAAATATATGAGCCAGCAGCCAGAGCAATCAACTCAAGCCAATAATCAACAACGCATTCAATCAACCCAAGACGATAATCAATCTCTGATTTATCTAATGTTGGGTATTCTACTTAATCAGTCAGTTAATTACACTCAACAGCAGCCAAAAATAGATAAGCAAAAATTTAAAACTCAAAAAGATGAGCGAATCAGATATTTAATATTTTTTGGCTTGATGTTTTTCTTATTTATACATAGTTTTTGGAAGTACGGGATACTTAATCAAGCAATTGGGTTGATTATGCCCAAGGCTTCAGCACAAGTCCCCATCGTTAATTCGGCCAGTGGGTTTGTCCCTGATTGGTCGCGGTTACGTTTTAGCGACATGATTATAGGAGAGTCCGGCAGCGTAACCTACCCTGGTTCAAGAGGGACGGAAAGCAGAAGCTGGAGGGCTGGTCAAAGTATTGCTGAATTTATGGAACTAGGAGATTTTGAATCGGATGAACTAGCTATAGAAAGCTTGAACCTCTCAACTATAGCTTTGGTACAGGGAATCAATTTAAATCGGCTAAGACTGGATAATTTTCAATTAACAAGTTGGCAAACAATACCCTCTTTAGTCAAAGCCGTTCCTGGTTTGGGTAATAGGAGTGTTGCCAGTGTACCACCCATCAGGGATTTTGCCCGTAGATTTGGAGTGGGTGGAGGACGCATAGCTGATATCACTCGCTATTCTAATTTACGTAATCTTCAATTGGGGCGAGTAATTAATTTAAGAAATTATTCAATCACATCAATACCTAACATCCAGAACGCATCAATAAATCGTTTCACCAATTGGCAAGACTCAAAGATTAATGGCGTACCCGGACTATCAACATTGACATGGGATAATTTACCCAGACTGCGATCGCTAAACCTCTCGTTTGTGGGTAAAGTCGATTTAGTATTACGAGACATTGAGGCAAATCGGGTGCGCTCCATCTCTGGCAGTTATCAGGAA belongs to Nostoc sp. NIES-3756 and includes:
- a CDS encoding TrbI/VirB10 family protein translates to MNHNPLTVDEIINLDDEQEKLDDKLPPIDETQNLTEHNLITSPWSRIGIIGVPLGIGFLVFYFLFNNIINGKQTASDSNQNEQKSTQATAQSNNSDGDVYAQLALAKQQEQLEKLNKNKEKTPALVQNSSTQELKPVAKQTQGVQVSSAPPPPRTYSSPSTTYSPPRAYSPPSRTNSSSPRTYSVPQSNLVAASTPAPDPIAEIERLRSIGSFGQVVYGGNGGNQIITTANADIDTQTNVNTGQPLSQTDDELPLSTNEETVEDTGIEKIRPRWSSVKSNTKNYLPEESQIIQGRKAQYLVVGQMASGVLVTPLIKEQSDRNPNGNATPDDGRRYVAKLTGELKDNHGQIAIPNSSLLAVELVSVDGANHAIAQVRSIILNNTEYQIKPGAITVLGNNSQPLIARKFHDRGGDIARGDLTVGVVSALSKVGEMINQPDSEEEIEDEFTGRIRRRSSGNRRNLTGALLEGAFGSMSSILGERARSATEEIQSRPNIWYIPKDTRVTFLVNRTLELELP